The window GGAGGGAGAGCAGCGCTTCGATGGGATCGCCGGCATTTTGAAGCTTTCGTTCGATGACTGGTACCAGTGCCGAGGCGATGAGCTCCTGCACCAAGCTGTCGGGCGTGTAGTAGGAGCCCGAGAGCTTGCGCGCGGAGCCGGCGGTATGGCCCATAAAACCAAACGGTGTTTTGGCCAAGAGGTCGAGTTCGGGGATGAGTTCGAGCAGCGATTCATAAACCGAGCCCAGCTCTTCGGTATCCATGTCGCGGTAGTTGATGCGCGAGAGCACACCGCCTTTGCGGAAAAAGGCGAGATGGCGCACGGCACCGAGCAGGTAGTAGTTGCCCATGCGGGCGGCGTCGAGGTCCGGGCATTGCCGCGGGTCAAAAAGCCCGCCCAGAGCGGGCAGACCCAGCAGCTTTTCGCCACGAGCAAGGGCACCGAAGACGATGGTCTGCCCCTCCCAGAGGTCATCGTAGCGGTCTTTGATCGTGTGATGAAGGGCGAGATCGCGGAGTCTTGCCATCGAATATCCCCCGTGGTAGAGCCTTTTTGCCTCCTCATCGGCGTCAGGTGCAAAGAGCAGGCTCCGCTCCTCGGCAGTAAAGAGGAAGAGAAAGCGGTAGATCAGACGCAAAAGCTGCTGATAGAAAGCCTCGGTACTCAACTCGCCCTCTCGTAGTTTGCGTTTGAGTTCACTGTTGGCTGGGTGGAGCAAAAAACCGTTACCCAACGAAAGCAACGCGTTCATCACCCCATTGCGCAGTTCGTCGAGGGCGCGTTCCCCCTCCTCTTCGCTTCTATTGTGCCACTGTTCCAGGATGCACGCATCCCCTTTTTCAAAGCGACTTCGATGGGAAAGCAGCCAGAAAATAACGAACTCGCTATAGAGCTCTTCGGTAAAGATCCGCTCCAGATCGATTTCGATATACGCCGGGCGGGTGAGGCTTGGGTTGTCGCGGAGAATGCGGAGTTTCAAACCGTTGGAGACGATCCCCCAGAGCGCTTCGTCGTTGGCGTTGAGGAACTCTTGCATCAAGGCGTGGGGAGAGCGGCGGCGGTGCTCGTCGCCAAAAGCTCTGTCGGATCTGTCCAGATTGTGAGAGGGGTCGGTAAGCACCATCGGCACCGAACCCTCCAACGCTTCGTGGGTGATAGGGAAGCAACGCTCCCCCAAAACCTTTTCGCCCACCGCCTCCAAACCAAAGCCCAAAACTTCCTGCAGCAGAGGGATAAGCCAGCGCTTTTGGGTCTGTTCGGTATTTGGACGGGAAGGGGGGGCAAAGTCACTCCAGTAGGCCTGCGCGATGCGCCAGTAACGCCCTATCTCGTCACGCAGTTTCACTCCTTTGGGGATGGCGTAGTCGGCGTCGCTCTGCTGCTCCGCCTCCAGTGAAGCGATCTTGGCCAGGTAGTCGTGGGCAAGCAAAGCGTTTTCGATGACAATGGACTGCATCGTCAGTTCGGTATGGCGTGCCATTATCTCTCCTTACTTGCCGGGACCAGGACGATGACCCCCAGGATGTCTACCGGCAGAACCGGCGCGATACTGTAACTGCCCCGTGCTTTGGAGGCATCGCGGATGCGTCTATGATCTTCGAGCAGTATCCGGGCCCGCTCTTTCGCCAAGGCATCGAGGTCCCCATCTTTGGCTTTCACTCTTTTCAGGGCTGAAGAGAGGTGGCGCTTTTGTATGGGAGTGGGCATGTTTTTGACCGGTTCGGCGTCAAAATAGCGTTTCTGTTCTTCATGGTGGAGGATTCGCAGGCTTTCTCCTACTTCGAATGTAAGCATCTCTTCACAAAGCATCGTATGCTCTTTGTCTTGGCGCTGGAGGGTGAGCCGGGTACGCAGGCGCGCCAGCGCCAGGGTGGTTTTGACCTCCACCGCATCGGTGAAGTAAACGCTGGCTCTGGCAATCCATGGAGTCCACGCCTCCTGCAGGGCACTCTCCGCCGCATAGTCTGCAAGCACCGTGACCAGTGGTGATGTGCGGTGAATATATCCGGCACCAACTTTCGCGGGATAGTGAAAGTCGATGCGAAGTTCTCCTTCGATCTCCCGGGTTTTGAGCAGCTCACGCAGGGTTTCAGGCAAATGATGGGTGTAGAAACTGTAGTCTCCCTTCTCCCTCTTTTCCAGCGGCGCATCAAGCGCCATGGCGATACGGGAGACAAATCGCTCCACCTCCTCTTCACTTCCCAGCGCAGCGCGGGATTTTTCCCACTCGGGCAGGATATCGGCGGGCTTGAGACCACGCTGGGCAAAGATGGTGCGGTTTTGCTTCGCCTTTTCGTAGGCCGATTCCCACCGTGTCGTCAAATCCGCCAGCTCATCGTCTTCGTCGAAAAGCTCGAGGGTGAGCTGTTTGTTATCTCTTTTTTTGAAAAGCACGGCACGCATCAGTGCCTGGGTGATGCGATTTTCATCGTCTGGCATCGGAACAAGGATGCCCAGCTCCTTCTTGATGGACTCGGCTTTGCGCAGGATCACATCAAGTACGGCTCCGTCGATGGGGTTGTTCTGGCCATAGAGCATGACGGTGCGCACTTCTTTGGCCTTTTGGCCGAAACGGTCGACACGCCCTTCTCTTTGCTCGTGGCGGGTCGGGTTCCAGGAGAGATCGTAGTGGACGACCGCGGTGAAATATTCCTGGAGGTTTATCCCCTCGGAGAGGCAGTCGGTCGCCACCAGAATCGGTTGCGGTTCCATACCCAGCGCTTCCACACGCTCCTGTCGCTCTTTAGGCGTCAGCTCCCCGGTGACTGTCTCGACAGCACAGGATTTGAATTTTTTCTTCAGTGCATCGGCTACATAGTGCGCCGTGGCGATGTAACGGCAGAAGATCACCGGTCGGAAGCCCTCGTCGATCAGCTCACCAAGTTGTTTGATCAGCGTCTTGAGCTTTGGGTCTTTAGAAGGGGTGGTAAGGGCGAGGGCCTGCTGCATCAGGTCTTGCAGCTTTTCGCGATTCTCGTCGGTCGCGGCGGCGGGTTCGATATCTTCGGTTGAAAGGTCGTCCTCCGTGCCGTCAAGTACGCGCTTTGCCATCTCATCTTCGAACTCGGCATCTTCTTCAGGAGCCATTATTCGGGTCCGAAGCGCCGCCACCGCCGCCATCGGAGAAGAGGAAACGCATCGCAACAGCGCCAGTGCCGCCCACCAGGTAAGACGCTGGCGGTGTTGACTCTGGTCTTGGACCGATTCGACGATCTCTCTGGCATACTCCAGCACATCGTCAAAGAGTTTGCCCCATTCTCCGGAGAGTTTGTAGGTCACTTCGGCGCTCAGTTTCTCGGGGAAGAGATTCTGGTCGTGCCACTCTTCGATATCGGGACGGCGGCGCTGAACGAAATGGAGTGCAAGTTTTTGGCGCAACTCCTGCTTGGCAGCGCCATCCACCTCCCCCAAAGTGCGAAAAACGGGATCGAGCAGCCCTAGAAGATTGTGAAAGGCGGCATCGTCACCCGAGTGGGGGGTAGCGGTAAGCAGGATCATATGACGGTCGGGGGTTTTGCTGAGATCCTTGAGCAATTCATAGCGTTTCTGCCGGCCGCGGGTGCTGCCCTGGGTACAGGTGTGCGCTTCGTCGACAATGACGCATTTGGGGCAGGATCGGAGAAACTCGTCGCGCCTTCTGTCGGATTTGATATAGTCGAGGCTGACTACCGTAAAGGGGTATGCTTCGAAAATCGAGCGGCCAGGGGGCAAAGAGCGTTCGAGCCTGCCTACCGTACTCGTGCGCACTATCGTGGCATCGATATGAAAGTGGTTTTTGAGCTCTTCCTGCCACTGTTCGCACAAATGCGGTGGAGCGAGGACTGTAAAACGATCTATCTCCCCCCTGTCGAGGAGTTCCCTGACGATCAGCCCTGCTTCGATGGTTTTACCGATCCCTAC of the Hydrogenimonas cancrithermarum genome contains:
- a CDS encoding helicase-related protein, encoding MSVMFQPGSIVTARSREWIVLPNSTPEVLHLRPVGGSEFEATRLHIGLEKTPIRHAIFPWPSEEEVGPSYAALLLKDAMMLKMRSGAGPFRSFGNIAIEPRAYQLVPLMIAMKQETIRLLIADDVGIGKTIEAGLIVRELLDRGEIDRFTVLAPPHLCEQWQEELKNHFHIDATIVRTSTVGRLERSLPPGRSIFEAYPFTVVSLDYIKSDRRRDEFLRSCPKCVIVDEAHTCTQGSTRGRQKRYELLKDLSKTPDRHMILLTATPHSGDDAAFHNLLGLLDPVFRTLGEVDGAAKQELRQKLALHFVQRRRPDIEEWHDQNLFPEKLSAEVTYKLSGEWGKLFDDVLEYAREIVESVQDQSQHRQRLTWWAALALLRCVSSSPMAAVAALRTRIMAPEEDAEFEDEMAKRVLDGTEDDLSTEDIEPAAATDENREKLQDLMQQALALTTPSKDPKLKTLIKQLGELIDEGFRPVIFCRYIATAHYVADALKKKFKSCAVETVTGELTPKERQERVEALGMEPQPILVATDCLSEGINLQEYFTAVVHYDLSWNPTRHEQREGRVDRFGQKAKEVRTVMLYGQNNPIDGAVLDVILRKAESIKKELGILVPMPDDENRITQALMRAVLFKKRDNKQLTLELFDEDDELADLTTRWESAYEKAKQNRTIFAQRGLKPADILPEWEKSRAALGSEEEVERFVSRIAMALDAPLEKREKGDYSFYTHHLPETLRELLKTREIEGELRIDFHYPAKVGAGYIHRTSPLVTVLADYAAESALQEAWTPWIARASVYFTDAVEVKTTLALARLRTRLTLQRQDKEHTMLCEEMLTFEVGESLRILHHEEQKRYFDAEPVKNMPTPIQKRHLSSALKRVKAKDGDLDALAKERARILLEDHRRIRDASKARGSYSIAPVLPVDILGVIVLVPASKER